The nucleotide sequence ggtttaattgtttatggcaaggattaattaatatattaattaatcaaacgaataagttcgttaaagacctagggatagttttggaccttaaggcccaatgggcttcgaacgtcaagcccattgacttaagttgtatgacaatttaatgaataaagattcacaaaggcccaaaagcccaaatcccttatgtggccggccatgtgtgttgaattagtgtttttggttctttaggtcatttaaagaagtgactatataaagaactttatagcccaaaattcattaagggtttcttttaggaaattggagagaacacaaagctctcatttctctctaaagaggccggcccccttggagggattagctagcaatcctactcctccaaggtcactcatttcttcatcaatctaaccttggtgtaggcacttagaggttctcaattttgggaacttggagaaccatattcttccatccaaaaccatggatctaagaagcaaggaatgaaggccctctctttgggtgattagcctttgcttatgcaaagaggaatctacaaaggtataaatttctcaactcactttgatttgagttgagtcttggttcaccaatctactaggctttgaatttcatgggtaatgttttgtttttgaatgcatgcaagcatgattccgccttttaattgttaaatgcatgttatagatgttattcaaatgaacatgttttcacaaaataatcattCACTCTGCCCAGCGTAGTTGCCCCGGGGATCATAGTTGCACCCAATGAAGGTGCCTCCATTGTTGCACCACACTTTCGTGCACCCTAGACGGGTTGAACTGCGCCAAACAACCTGAGTATAATGCCCACACACCTTCCCAGCAGCACAGGTGTTAGAGTTGTAATTATAGTCAGCTTTTTCACTCACAAACAAGTTCACGGCTGCAGTGCCCGACAGGTCACCGGTGCTCTTTGCTATGTTTTCGTTGTAGGGCCCACCAAAATGAACAAGATTGCAGTCACCGATGCGGGAGTTAGCGTATCTTTGTGCATAATTGGCTAAGTTAGTATCCCATGACAAGGGAGCAACGCCCACCTGCGCTCGAGCGGCGTTGTGGGCATTGAGGTAGTCTTGTGGTGAGTCTTGGGCATGAGAGGATGGGAGTAGGGTTATGCTTATGAGACAAACCAAGGCAAATGAAGTCTTCCACAACCCCGTAATATTGGTTTCTACTAACACTGCAAATATTTGAAATGAGAAAGTGTAGCATGTAGTAGTTATAATgaaaaaaaggagaaagggGATTGTATTTTCCATAGAGATACCATAATTTCCAACCACCTTAATTTGATATGGTATATCAAGATTTAATGTATTCATGTGACGTATCAATGTATGATGACGTCGTATAAACGCCAGTGTATGATGacattatttttctctctttgtcCGCAATGTCGTCATGACCTAAATGGCTAAACCCTATGATGACGTCAAAACTGTTAGAAGGCAATCTAAACCCCGATGACTGAAGGATTATATTGACAAAGAGTGCAGTTAAACTCATCTTATTGACCTATTTTCTCACCCACTtgttaatgaaaattttaatgacatatttattcttttataaaaagACTTTTAAACCCCTATGGGGTCCTACGTAGACCTGGCAATTTCTGACACAacacaaaaacgacacgaaaataacggatttcgggtcaacacgataactaatcgggtcattatcgggcgACCCGTTAAGAATCCGtaattaacgggttcttaacgggtatacacgcaggtaacacgtgggtgacctgtttcgacccgttaagaaaaaaaattattttgataattttaaagtttaattactaaaatatttattattataaatcttttagtatatacaatatacaatagccatattaatatatacaatatattctatataacaatatacaatatatacaatagtcatattgctaaaagatttattataaatctTTTGGATCATGTTTGTACAACAGCCATATTAATACacacaatatattctatattaaatatatagttttgtattattattctgtataagtttaaaaaaaaaagttttagtcattatttatttttattatgagagtttcttattatcattactaggataaattttacttaacatggtgttgtccaaaattaaaataagggatactttggatgcgatccctaatccttaacattctttaactaaaaccttaatgatattcaaagtttgatcaaagtcccttgactttgtacacctcattatattacaattaatatttatatttttatagttttgacattaattgtttgatattttgtaagatttataatcctatacatttaaaatccctcattataatactattagaaatagttagaataaaaaaaattcaaacattttgattgaataaatggataaaaactatgtagaaataagaaataataaatggaaaaagaaagtatccatagtgttaaaaaaaattggtacattttacaaaaaaaaaaaaatcgtacatttcacatataacaaaatggtacattaataaagaagaatgagtatattataaataaattagggtaaaaataaaagattacaaaattatgagtacaaatgaatttaaaaaaaaatataggcgctaaaagaaattaatacatgggtacaaaataaaactaaaaagaaaatacttcaaatttaaaaaaaaatgttgcaaattaaaagtgggtacaaactaaaaatataaatatatgatataaagtttaggcataaaacataaatataccatatgtaatttttctatcatttattaaatatacaatgtcacgtaactgtatacacatgggtacaaacacaaataaaactttaaaaaatatgggcacaaaaagaaactaataaatgggtacaaattaaaaatgaaaaacaaattgGTACagattaaaaataggtacaaactaaaaataaaaatatatgataaaaaatttagccataaatataaatatactaattgtaacatttttaacactaaaggaatatatttaaaaataaaaatattttattattcaaataattaatgatgctattaatatccaaggaccttgatcaaaaattaaaaatgaataggattttaattaatgaagtagcaaaaagaaggatgtgaacctaatttcttgTTGAACAAAAGGCATCGACAAAAGGCCTTGAAGATCAAAAGTgtgaaattaacaaaaatgggTTGGTATCAATCATTAGGTAGTGTGTTTGGATTATAACAGAAACTCCAACTGATTAGTTATCATCGACTCTGccaatgtgttttttttttctttctgtagtGTTTGGAACATTAGGTGGCAGCGACCACATGTATGTCAAACTAAAAGTCTAGAACACAAATTGAGGTTTCATTTTTAGACACCCAAGTATAATTTCATAACACAAAAGTAAAGTGACAGTAAAAATCAAAACTAAATTCCCAATTTTTTCCTGAtgaaaaagacaaaagaaaccCTAGAACACCCCACAATCAGAAAGATTTGGCAAAATATATTGACTCACTTAACTAGTACCCCgccccaaaaaagaaaagaaaataaaatcccatcTATATTCATTtcggacaaggattgtttgcTCTCCACTTTtggtgccctccccgtgccctcctgttttgtgtggtcacggttaagccacgtcaatattttatattgtttttttatagatataataagacaaaaatgaatagtaatataaaatgttgacgtggcttaaccgtgacctcacaaacaggagggcacggggagggcaccggaagtggagggcaaacaatccttgtccattcaTTTCACCACAAGCAAAACCGTACTCGCATCTTCCAAAACAATAAATTGCGGAAATGGACAATGATGAAGCTCTGACCCATCCACCATATGGTGTTGAGAGTAGGATGGACGAATGGCATTGGCTCTGCggttatttttaaaatttataaattctggaAATGGACGTCTTCCGGAGTGAAACAGTTGGACGGTTGAAGCAGTTTCCTATCGAGaataaatttgtttttcaattttagtatttttttttttttagaagaaacGAAAGAATTTTATATAAAAGGGAGAATTTACACAAGTGGAAAAGAGTTCCACCTAGAACCGGGAGTAAGTAGAAAGGACCTTTAAGGTAATGCTAATTAAACAATGGTAAGGCTAAACAGTATCATTTAACGACTGCTGACAAATCCTTTAGTATATAAGAGATAGGGTAATCTCTAAACTCAATTGAAACTGAAGCCCAAAGAGCTGCCCAGTGTCTTACTCTATCCCAACCCCCACTCCCTTATAATCCTCAAAAAGTCTTTTATTACACTCCAACCAAATATTCCAGAAAATTGTCAATAGCAGAGAGCCCTACAATGCTTTGGCTTTCCTCCATTTTCCTAGGGCGTCAAATTTAGTACTTAGAAGCTCGAAACAAGCCTTTGGAGGTACCCAACAGCCTCCAACTTCCTTGAGCATTTTCCACCACAGTTGTATGTTAAACGAACAGTGAAGGAAGACATGATTGACGCTCTCCTCCCCATACATACACAAAACTGGGGAAAAATATGTAAAAGGCATTCGCCTTTGGACTTGATCACACATATTAACCTTCCCAAGCGCCACTAACCATATAAGAATTTTGACTTTTAAAGGAACATTTGCATTTTAGAActgagagaaaggagggaagtGTTGCACATCTTCATTGTTGCAAAGGAAATAGTTATAGGATTTGCATGTGAACATGCCTGATCCTTCTAAGTTCCATCTTCCAATATCTTCTCTAGATTGACTCAGCCGCACAGACTCTATCTTTTGTAGTAAACCAGTTGCCTCTACCATATCTGTTTCACTGAGATTTCTTCTAAAATCAAAATTCCAGCTGACCAACTGAAGAGAAAAACCACAAAACTAGAAATGCTTTGGTTTTTTGTCCTTGATAACAAAAATAATCTTGGGAATTGCTCTTTCAACGATTCGCCCTCCAACCAACCATTATCCCAAAACCTCAACCTCTCCCTATTGCCAACCGTAAATTTACAAGAGTGTAGAAAATAAGGAAGACCGGCTGAGATATCTGACCAAGAACTTCAACACGAGCCCCGACTCGGGCAATTAGCATCCCAACCATTTGCCTCCAAACCGTACTTGCTCCTTATCACCTTAtgctaaagagagtttgattCCAGTAGGAATCTCCACAAACACTTAGCTAGTAATGTTGCATTCTGATTTCACAAGTTTCCCAGACTTAAGCCTCATTCCTCCTTACTTTTGCTTACTACCTCCCACTTAACTAGGTGATTCTTCTTTCCTTCCTCTACCATTTCCCAAAGAAACCCTTTCATTAGCTTTTCCAACCTACCAATGACCTTGCAAGGAGCTTTGAACAAAGACATGTAGTAGATTGGCAAGCTTCCCAAGACAGCTTGAATCAAGGTTAATCTTCCGCCTCTAGATAAGAACGCTTTCTTCCAACCTTGAAGTCTCAATTCCACCTTTTCTACCAATGGGGTCCCAGAATTTAATAGTTTTTGGCCTTCCCCCGAGAGGAAGACCCAGATACCTCATTGGCCAGCTTCCCACCTCACAACCCCAAGAACTTGCCAACCTTGTGATTTTCTCATAATCAGAGTTAATTCCCACCAAGGAACACTTTGCTTTGTTAATCTTCAAATCTGAAACCATGCCAAAAAGATGCAGCAATTCTAATAAATTGTTCCAACCCTCCTCTGGCCCTGCCAAGAAGAAGTTGGTGTCATCCGCGaattgaaggttagagatctccACATTATCTTGCCCAATGCACAACCCTTTGATCAAGTGATTTTCTTGTGCCTTCTCGAACAATCTACTCAACACGTCTACTGCTAGGGTGAACAGAAAAGGTGACAGTAGGTCTCCTTGTCTTAAACCTTTTGAAGCTTTGAATATTCCCCTAGGTCTCCCATTGATCATAACTGAGAAGTTTGCCGAACTTAAACAATCGAGCACCCATTTCCTCCATCTAAACCCGAAGCCCTTTTTAGTAAGACTTCTTCCAAAAATCCCAATTTGACATGGTCATAATCCTTCTACAAAATCAATCTTAAGGACCAAACCCTCCTCATTCTTCTGCCTCACCTCTTCTACCACCTCATTTGCTACGAAGACTACATCCAGAATTCGTATGCCTTTAACAAAGGCTCCTTGAGATGGAGATATTGTATTGCCCATGACCTCATTTGGCCTTTAACTACGCTTGTAGTCCCTCAATTTCACAGAATCTAACTTTTTCAGAATTAAGCAAATATAAGTTTCGTTTATCACTGCATTTATAATTCCTTTCTCGAAAAATTCCTCCATCACTTTCAAGATATAAACCTTCAAAATATCCCAATTACTTTGAAACATTTGCATAAAGGAACCGTCCAGGCCTGGGGACTTATCTCTTCCGCAATCAAATACTGCTTTTTGAACTTCGGCTTCCTCGAACGACCTTTCAAGCCAAGCTACCCCAATAACACTTATTGAGCACCAATTAATTCCTTCTAGCCCCCAACACGCATCTTCATTGCTGATGTACAAGGAtttggaaaaattaataatttcgtTTTCGATCTCCTCGACCCCATTTACCATTCCGCCAATCTATCTATATaatttctcttccttctctcgCTTGCTATCATATGGAAAAAGCTAGTCTTACCATCCCCATCTTTGGCCCACTCCACTTTACTTCTCTGTCTCCACTTCTTCTTTAAACGCTAGGTTTTCCACTAGGAAAAGTAGCTCTTCCCTCTttcttttttaatcaaaatCTAATCCTTCCCTCCCTTCCTTGATGTCAATTTCCTCTAATTTGGCTTGAGTTTCCTTGAAATTTCTCTCAATGTCCCTGAAGACCTCCTTGCTCCAAGATTGCAACTTCTTTTTTAGAGCTTTCAACTTACTTAAGAATTTGTAACCCTCCCAACCCTCCACTAGCTCAGAATGCCACCACTTTTTGAGATTGTTTCTAAAGTCTAGGTGTCGTAGCCATGAATTTTCAAACCTAAAAAGGACTGGCCCCTACTTCACCTTGTTGGTATCTAGTTCAATTGGGCAATGATTAGAGGTTACCCTTGCCAGAGCCTTTTGTGTTACATTTGGAAAGAACTCTTCCCAACCAACGGAGAACAAGAATCTGTCTAATCTTCGACAAACTGTTTCTTCTCGAAAATTTGATCAAGTGAACTGAGCGTTGTGCATTTCCAGATCTTTGAGTTCAGAATCTTGGATAAACTAGTTAAATATCCTCATACTTGTAGTCGACCTTCCCCCATTTGACTTCTCATTTTCGAACCTCACCACATTGAAATCTCCTCCCACACACCATCTTGGACCACAAGGGCCATAAAGGCCGGCTAATTCTTCCCAGAAATCCTGTTTCTCTATATTTTTGCAAGGGCTATAGACCCCTGAGAGCCACCACTCTAAGCCAGTCGAAGCTTTAATTTTGATGGAAACCGAAAATGCTCCTACTAGAGACTCGACTACTGAGATGTGTTTTGTCTTCCAAATCATTGCTATGCCCCCTGATCTTCCTTGTGCAGGGGCAAAAACCCACTCTTTAAATTTGCTTCCCCACACACTTGCCACTAGCTTTCTGTCTATTAAGgctgtttttgtttcttgcaaaaTTATGATGTCGAGCTTTGCATGACGAAAATGCTCATTCTAAAGTACCATTTTCCTTCTACTACCCAAACCTTTTATATTCCATCTAATTATCTTCATTAAATTTGACCatacccttttttctttttctcttcttttctcttcccACCCACGCCACTGAGCTCTTTCTCCAAAATAAGGAATTTTTAGTGGCAACAtcgaaattttcatgtttgaCATAAAATCACTAGATCGGCATGTGACCTCCCATTTGCCTGAGACAAAATCGGACCTTTTGCTCTTACTATATTTTAGCAACTTCTTATTCTCTTCAATTGCCATAATTTGAACTTGTTCCACTACCTCTGAGTTTTCTTTGTTTACTCGTAGAGAACCCCCTTCTTTGGGCACCATGGTCATTTCTATGGCTCCATCGGAAAAGAGATTGTGAAGTGTACCTTCACAGCTATCAATAACATCAAAAGTTACCTTTTCATTTCGATGAATCCCCAAGCTCTTCTTCTGATCCAGATAGCTGAGACCAATTTCTTCCTCTGCATGCGGGACCTGACAAGACTAATCGAAATCCATAGTTGAACGAAAATTGTTGGCGAAGCTATTATTGATGGCCAATTTCATCAGCTTCGAGACTGGTGGTGAACAACGTGGGTTGTGACCCACAATCTCCTCCATTTCTTCATCTTGTTCAGATTCGTCGTCTAAGAGTTGGAGATTGGATGAACCACTTTCCTTTGGCTTAGCTTCCTCGATGAGGTACTGTTGCGACCCAAAGTCTTTTGGAAAGAAATGTTTAAATCTTTTGTCAACAGTAGTGGTGTCTCCAAATTTCGcaagaaatttcaaattaaaatgAGTTGGAATGAAGTCGGTTTCCTTATCCATAATATGAGAAGTGCTCCTTGCTGTTGGCGTCCAAACTGTGTACCTTGGTTCCACCGAAAAAGTTGCCTGCTTATTTTCCTTGACTAAACTTTCCTTGTGAGATCAGAAAACTTAGCCCATTGAATTCTAAAGTTATGGGGCACTGAGGAGGCCTAAGTGCCAACCCAACTTGAAGCGGTCCAACAAAAAGTTTGTGTGGGCCAAACCCCACCTTTCTTGCATAGTTAATATTAAAATCCTCCTCATTAGTGGAAGGCCCACATGCCTCCCAAGCCTTATCTTTATCCTTATAGAACCTacttttcaaaaaattaaaagaccCAATTGGGatattactaaaatgcccttttGGCAAATTAAAATAATACCCGTCGCCTATTGTAGACTTCTCTTCATCCTCCATAACACACTTTCCTTCTAAGGAGTTGCTCCCAACTTATGTCAACTTTTCTAATCCTAACAGCACACCTTGCTTTCTGCCAAAACCTATAGTGACAGGACATTCAAACTTTCTAATTCGAAAACACACACTTGTCCCCGCTATAGGGCTTGACTATTGTTCTATAGTTGAAATTGTCTTTGTCGGAAAGAAGATTCTGGTCACTTTTTGTGTCTTCAGTTCAG is from Malus sylvestris chromosome 5, drMalSylv7.2, whole genome shotgun sequence and encodes:
- the LOC126622652 gene encoding uncharacterized protein LOC126622652, yielding MDKETDFIPTHFNLKFLAKFGDTTTVDKRFKHFFPKDFGSQQYLIEEAKPKESGSSNLQLLDDESEQDEEMEEIVPHAEEEIGLSYLDQKKSLGIHRNEKVTFDVIDSCEGTLHNLFSDGAIEMTMVPKEGGSLRVNKENSEVVEQVQIMAIEENKKLLKYSKSKSNEDACWGLEGINWCSISVIGVAWLERSFEEAEVQKAVFDCGRDKSPGLDGSFMQMFQSNWDILKVYILKVMEEFFEKGIINAVINETYICLILKKLDSVKLRDYKRS
- the LOC126622650 gene encoding uncharacterized protein LOC126622650; this encodes MINGRPRGIFKASKGLRQGDLLSPFLFTLAVDVLSRLFEKAQENHLIKGLCIGQDNVEISNLQFADDTNFFLAGPEEGWNNLLELLHLFGMVSDLKINKAKCSLVGINSDYEKITRLASSWGCEVGSWPMRYLGLPLGGRPKTIKFWDPIVLVETNITGLWKTSFALVCLISITLLPSSHAQDSPQDYLNAHNAARAQVGVAPLSWDTNLANYAQRYANSRIGDCNLVHFGGPYNENIAKSTGDLSGTAAVNLFVSEKADYNYNSNTCAAGKVCGHYTQVVWRSSTRLGCTKVWCNNGGTFIGCNYDPRGNYAGQSE